Proteins found in one Planctomycetes bacterium MalM25 genomic segment:
- the bglA_3 gene encoding Beta-glucanase precursor, whose product MFFSRGAAGRTAPSSSALAASLTLLLALSTALASEGGDPPGNEEYVLRWSDEFEQDGSPSADNWGFESGFVRNHEAQWYQPENAWCEKGRLIIEARRETRKVEPAASGRGVPAWVRQRTQAEYTSASLNTRGKRSWLYGRFVMRARIPAVQGAWPAFWTLGEGRWPACGEIDVMEYYDDSLLANAAWLGEGGRPQWDASKRPLADFGDRSWSQSFHVYRMDWDAGSIRLYVDDELVNAIDTRAVRNADEDGANPFRRPHYLLLNLAVAGVHGGDPSDTPFPVRYEIDYVRVYQQAGAPKVVSLTKD is encoded by the coding sequence ATGTTCTTCAGTCGGGGCGCAGCTGGCAGAACGGCACCCAGCTCGTCTGCGTTGGCTGCGTCACTCACCTTGCTCCTGGCTTTGAGCACGGCCCTTGCGTCTGAGGGAGGGGATCCCCCGGGTAACGAGGAGTACGTCCTGCGGTGGTCGGACGAGTTCGAGCAAGACGGTTCTCCCTCCGCGGACAACTGGGGCTTTGAGTCGGGCTTCGTCCGGAATCACGAAGCGCAGTGGTATCAGCCCGAGAACGCTTGGTGCGAGAAGGGGCGACTCATTATCGAAGCGCGGCGCGAGACGCGGAAGGTCGAGCCCGCGGCGAGCGGTCGCGGGGTTCCAGCCTGGGTCCGCCAGCGGACGCAGGCGGAATACACCTCGGCCTCGCTCAATACGCGAGGCAAGCGGAGCTGGCTCTACGGCCGATTCGTTATGCGGGCTCGGATCCCCGCCGTTCAAGGTGCCTGGCCCGCGTTCTGGACTCTTGGAGAAGGCAGATGGCCCGCTTGTGGCGAGATCGATGTGATGGAGTACTACGACGACAGCCTGCTGGCGAACGCGGCTTGGCTGGGAGAAGGGGGGCGGCCTCAATGGGACGCCTCCAAGAGGCCTCTCGCCGACTTCGGAGATCGCTCTTGGAGTCAGTCGTTTCATGTCTACCGCATGGACTGGGACGCGGGGTCGATCCGACTCTATGTGGATGACGAGCTGGTTAATGCGATCGATACCCGAGCCGTTCGGAACGCCGATGAGGATGGCGCCAACCCTTTCCGTCGGCCGCACTACTTGTTGCTCAATTTGGCGGTCGCTGGCGTTCACGGTGGCGACCCTTCGGACACGCCGTTCCCGGTCCGATACGAGATCGACTATGTCCGCGTTTATCAGCAAGCGGGCGCCCCGAAG
- a CDS encoding Glycosyl hydrolase catalytic core, with the protein MITRRRFTQIVGAAATAAAARPALASSALSSPKRGCCLAARADGKWRRRVEVLQPNWMYSWGAHRPEGLAPDIDFTPMLWGEDSKERRRRLIVDLKSRYESGEVRHVLGFNEPDQPDQSNMAVKRVLNLWPQLMEIGAPLVSPGCVHPDKEWMRSFMAGVEERSLRVDAIAVHSYMGPSVEHLMRKLEAVHREFGRPLWLTEFAVGDWEASSPAANRHRPERIAAFMREVLPALDEASFVDRYAWFNASPKSAPLGTSSLVDDEGEPTPLGELYASH; encoded by the coding sequence ATGATCACCCGACGCCGCTTCACCCAGATCGTTGGCGCCGCCGCGACGGCCGCGGCCGCACGCCCCGCCCTCGCCTCGTCTGCGCTGTCGTCGCCCAAGCGGGGTTGCTGCCTGGCGGCGCGGGCGGATGGCAAGTGGCGTCGGCGGGTCGAGGTTCTGCAGCCGAATTGGATGTACTCGTGGGGCGCTCACCGCCCCGAAGGGCTGGCGCCCGACATCGACTTCACCCCGATGCTGTGGGGCGAGGACAGCAAAGAACGCCGCCGGCGTCTGATCGTCGACCTCAAATCACGCTACGAATCGGGCGAGGTGCGCCACGTGCTCGGCTTCAACGAGCCCGACCAGCCCGACCAATCGAACATGGCCGTGAAACGCGTTCTGAACCTCTGGCCGCAGCTCATGGAGATCGGCGCCCCGCTGGTGAGCCCGGGGTGCGTCCACCCCGACAAGGAGTGGATGCGGTCCTTTATGGCGGGGGTTGAGGAGCGTTCGCTCCGAGTCGATGCGATCGCCGTGCATTCTTACATGGGCCCGAGCGTCGAGCACCTGATGCGCAAGCTCGAAGCGGTCCACCGCGAGTTCGGGCGGCCGCTTTGGCTCACCGAGTTTGCCGTTGGTGATTGGGAAGCCAGCAGCCCCGCCGCCAACCGGCACCGGCCCGAGCGCATCGCGGCGTTTATGCGCGAAGTGCTCCCCGCACTCGACGAGGCGTCGTTCGTCGATCGTTACGCCTGGTTCAACGCCTCGCCGAAGAGCGCGCCCCTCGGCACCTCATCCCTGGTCGATGACGAGGGGGAACCGACCCCGCTGGGCGAGCTCTACGCGAGTCACTGA
- a CDS encoding Glycosyl hydrolase catalytic core, producing MKPHCLTLLAVAAMAAAVVSTVDAASPKLGWAGSSAADHNASNASWYYRWWHTIPSDASGTHADFVPLIKYPNNIQTKVNGVANLNDVDTLLVLNEPERESQSNTSVQTALSIWPTIQNTLPNHRLVGPGFGDDAGGRAWMDEFMTEVDLLNGNADPNDDIRLDAVAFHWYGASSPNGVSAANNFLNRVDFFHNRYNRPIWITEFAMHDWEGNDPTAAMIQANADFLEIVIPALESRSYVERYSYYNWFDDAMVFEDPNRAPTVIGDQYVGTLLPGDTHDLSGQSLGTDVVYLRGGSLTNTGAATPDAMRSLDALGGVSTISAAADWSLANLRDGYVRIRDGATLRKEGPAQVRLTGAISNQGALQVVEGELLLEDGSYSGGGAIHVDEGAALRLTLQGGRGTYSLSDTRLEVEGRVEGPVRLTNRTTLVAQGEVAHFGSNLTVGDSVIEVGGPGFTVLSPAVSPVTAGLQLNYDAALDTPGDNVWSDALGSVDSVAFGQAASPVTVNDPAFPGLTAAYPIATTGGAEGLNQYFETDGPRSRQDATFEVAFRVDDTSAGADQVLMEVGGAARGVAFVLDDGVLTFNVDGDGADINLTHPVASGWRHAVGVIDLTSGGDTVTLYVDGQQVGSLSGQTIDDWAGGNVAGIGAGASSVTGVDSGVGDPFHGDLALARYYQNTTFDAADALQNYQALTVAPASDPTLLVVEGDLLAENGSELRLDIRADGDADKIAIDGTLAVTDATLVVQLVGAGTPGLGDAFDLFDFASASGQFETISLPGLASGLRWRADRLVADGVIEVVLAGDLNGDGRVDAADYSVWRDSEGQAVAAYTAGDSNGDGQVDTADLNEWRANYGAVAASASAIPEPSALALVGFLFLVARRGTR from the coding sequence ATGAAACCTCACTGCTTAACCTTGTTGGCCGTTGCCGCAATGGCGGCGGCCGTCGTTTCGACGGTCGACGCCGCTTCGCCGAAGCTCGGCTGGGCCGGTTCGAGCGCCGCGGACCACAACGCGTCGAACGCGAGCTGGTACTACCGTTGGTGGCACACGATCCCGTCCGACGCGAGCGGCACGCACGCTGATTTTGTGCCGCTGATCAAGTACCCGAACAACATCCAGACCAAGGTGAACGGGGTCGCGAACCTCAACGATGTCGATACGCTGCTGGTGCTCAACGAGCCCGAACGCGAGAGCCAGTCGAACACGTCGGTCCAGACCGCGTTGAGCATCTGGCCCACGATCCAGAACACGCTGCCGAATCACCGGCTGGTTGGTCCCGGGTTCGGCGACGACGCGGGCGGACGCGCCTGGATGGACGAGTTCATGACCGAGGTCGATCTGCTCAACGGCAACGCCGACCCAAACGACGACATCCGACTCGACGCGGTCGCCTTCCACTGGTACGGCGCCAGCAGTCCTAACGGCGTGAGCGCCGCAAACAATTTCCTGAACCGCGTTGACTTCTTCCACAACCGGTACAACCGACCGATCTGGATCACCGAGTTCGCGATGCACGACTGGGAGGGGAACGACCCGACCGCCGCCATGATCCAGGCGAACGCCGATTTCCTGGAGATCGTCATCCCGGCGCTCGAGTCGCGGAGCTATGTCGAGCGCTACTCCTACTACAACTGGTTCGACGACGCGATGGTCTTCGAGGACCCCAACCGGGCCCCGACCGTCATCGGCGATCAATACGTCGGCACCCTCTTGCCGGGCGACACCCATGACCTAAGCGGCCAGAGCCTGGGGACCGATGTCGTCTACCTGCGTGGCGGCTCGCTCACCAACACGGGCGCCGCCACGCCCGACGCGATGCGGTCGCTCGACGCCCTCGGCGGGGTCAGTACGATCTCCGCCGCCGCCGACTGGTCGCTCGCCAACTTGCGAGACGGCTACGTCCGCATCCGCGACGGGGCCACGCTCCGCAAGGAGGGACCGGCGCAGGTCCGCCTGACCGGGGCGATCTCGAACCAAGGGGCCCTGCAAGTCGTCGAGGGAGAGCTTCTGTTGGAGGACGGCTCCTACAGCGGCGGGGGCGCCATCCATGTCGACGAGGGCGCGGCTCTCCGGTTGACCCTGCAAGGGGGCCGGGGAACGTACTCGCTCAGCGACACCCGCTTGGAGGTCGAAGGGCGCGTCGAGGGCCCGGTCCGGCTTACCAATCGGACGACCCTCGTCGCCCAGGGCGAGGTCGCTCACTTCGGTTCGAATCTCACGGTGGGGGACTCGGTGATCGAAGTCGGCGGACCCGGGTTCACGGTCCTCTCTCCGGCCGTGTCGCCCGTGACCGCGGGTCTCCAGCTCAACTACGACGCCGCCCTCGACACCCCGGGCGACAACGTCTGGTCCGACGCGCTCGGCTCGGTTGACTCGGTCGCGTTCGGCCAGGCCGCTTCGCCCGTGACGGTCAACGACCCTGCCTTCCCGGGCCTGACGGCTGCCTACCCGATCGCGACGACCGGCGGCGCCGAGGGGCTCAACCAGTACTTCGAGACCGATGGCCCCCGCAGCCGCCAGGACGCCACCTTCGAGGTCGCTTTCCGCGTTGATGACACGAGCGCGGGCGCCGACCAGGTCCTCATGGAGGTCGGCGGGGCGGCGCGAGGTGTCGCCTTCGTGCTGGACGACGGTGTGCTCACGTTCAACGTCGATGGCGACGGAGCCGACATCAATCTGACGCATCCGGTCGCGTCAGGTTGGCGTCACGCGGTGGGCGTCATCGATCTCACCAGCGGTGGCGACACGGTCACCCTCTACGTCGATGGTCAGCAGGTCGGCTCGCTCTCGGGACAAACGATCGACGACTGGGCGGGCGGAAACGTGGCCGGGATCGGGGCGGGCGCCAGCTCGGTGACCGGAGTCGACTCGGGTGTCGGTGACCCCTTCCACGGTGACCTCGCGCTCGCTCGCTACTACCAGAACACCACCTTCGACGCCGCCGACGCGTTGCAGAACTACCAAGCCCTGACCGTCGCGCCCGCTTCGGACCCGACGTTGCTGGTTGTGGAGGGCGACCTGCTCGCTGAGAACGGCAGCGAGTTGCGTCTCGATATCCGCGCCGACGGGGACGCCGACAAGATCGCCATCGACGGCACGCTCGCCGTCACCGACGCCACGCTCGTCGTCCAGCTCGTCGGGGCCGGGACCCCGGGGCTCGGCGACGCGTTCGACCTGTTCGACTTCGCCAGCGCGAGCGGGCAGTTTGAAACGATCTCCCTGCCGGGCCTCGCGAGCGGCCTCCGTTGGCGGGCCGATCGCTTGGTGGCCGATGGCGTCATCGAGGTCGTCCTCGCTGGCGACCTCAACGGCGACGGCCGGGTCGACGCCGCGGATTACAGCGTGTGGCGTGACTCCGAGGGCCAGGCCGTGGCCGCTTACACGGCGGGCGACAGCAACGGCGACGGCCAAGTCGATACCGCCGACCTGAACGAGTGGCGGGCCAATTACGGCGCCGTGGCCGCCTCCGCTTCCGCCATCCCCGAGCCGTCCGCTCTGGCGCTGGTCGGCTTCCTGTTCCTTGTCGCCCGCAGAGGCACGCGATGA